One Streptomyces sp. NBC_00554 DNA segment encodes these proteins:
- a CDS encoding aromatic amino acid ammonia-lyase, whose product MLNGRDLDADAVSRIAEGTMTPAVHPAALEAMEHTRCAARKLAAEGARVYGRSTGVGAHRGTVVEERDGDGHDLRLLRSHAGGVGEPLPARQVRAMMAVRINQLLAGGSGLRPEIAETIAAALRAGVHPAVTEYGAVGTGDLTALAQLGLALFGHGGWESSTADAGKPVPEALRIERGDALALLSSSALTLGQSALVSHDLGGLLRAAHVVAALSLYAIDGSLEPYAPEVHRAHPHPAIGRSAAYVRRLLGVPERRPAGVPEQPLPPSARVQDPFGFRCFPQVHGPATEAWAGLERVLSIDLNSATENPLIGWDEVRGAAVAHHHGGFFAAPLTLALDQLCLATLGTTRLSAARLSGLCRPELTGLRSFLADGASAGSGVMILEYSASAALAEVQACATPAALGHVVLAHGLEEAASFATQAARKALRLTEAYRLVLGCELVAAVRALRQRGASPDPAAPAGRAYARAAAVLDPAMADRPLTDDVAAATGLLAEFAGFAELGGPDETDEPDAFAKLYAI is encoded by the coding sequence ATGCTCAACGGCCGTGACCTCGACGCGGACGCCGTCAGCCGGATCGCCGAGGGCACGATGACTCCCGCCGTGCACCCGGCGGCCCTGGAGGCGATGGAGCACACCCGGTGCGCCGCGCGGAAGCTGGCGGCGGAGGGCGCCCGGGTGTACGGGCGCAGCACCGGCGTCGGGGCGCACCGGGGCACCGTCGTCGAGGAGCGCGACGGCGACGGCCACGATCTGCGGCTGCTGCGCAGCCACGCGGGCGGCGTGGGCGAGCCGCTGCCCGCACGCCAGGTCCGCGCCATGATGGCGGTCCGGATCAACCAACTGCTGGCCGGCGGCTCGGGCCTGCGCCCGGAGATCGCCGAGACCATCGCGGCCGCGCTGCGAGCGGGGGTACATCCTGCGGTCACCGAATACGGGGCGGTGGGCACCGGGGATCTGACGGCGCTGGCCCAGTTGGGGCTGGCCCTGTTCGGGCATGGCGGGTGGGAAAGCTCCACGGCGGACGCCGGGAAGCCGGTTCCGGAGGCTCTGCGGATCGAACGCGGTGACGCCCTTGCCCTGTTGAGCAGCAGCGCCCTCACCCTGGGCCAGTCCGCGCTCGTCAGCCACGACCTGGGCGGGCTGTTGCGCGCCGCGCATGTGGTGGCCGCGCTGTCGCTGTACGCGATAGACGGCTCCCTGGAGCCGTACGCGCCGGAGGTTCACCGGGCCCACCCGCATCCGGCCATCGGGCGCTCCGCGGCATACGTAAGACGGCTGCTCGGCGTTCCTGAGCGCCGGCCGGCCGGGGTGCCCGAGCAGCCCCTGCCGCCGTCCGCGCGGGTGCAGGACCCCTTCGGCTTCCGGTGCTTTCCCCAGGTGCACGGTCCGGCGACGGAGGCATGGGCGGGACTGGAGCGTGTGCTGTCCATCGACCTCAACTCCGCCACCGAGAACCCTCTGATCGGCTGGGACGAGGTCAGGGGCGCCGCTGTCGCCCACCATCACGGCGGTTTCTTCGCGGCGCCGCTCACCCTGGCCCTCGACCAGCTGTGCCTGGCCACGCTTGGCACGACGCGGCTCTCCGCCGCCCGGCTGTCCGGACTGTGCCGCCCCGAACTGACCGGGCTGCGCTCCTTCCTGGCCGACGGGGCATCAGCGGGTTCGGGCGTGATGATCCTGGAGTACAGCGCGTCGGCCGCGCTCGCGGAGGTCCAGGCGTGTGCCACCCCGGCCGCCCTCGGGCACGTGGTGCTGGCGCACGGGCTGGAGGAGGCGGCCAGCTTCGCCACCCAGGCGGCCCGCAAGGCGCTGCGGCTGACCGAGGCGTACCGGCTGGTGCTGGGCTGTGAACTCGTGGCCGCGGTACGGGCGTTGCGTCAGCGGGGTGCCTCGCCGGACCCGGCGGCCCCGGCGGGCCGGGCCTACGCGCGGGCGGCGGCGGTCCTGGACCCCGCCATGGCGGACCGGCCGCTCACGGACGACGTGGCGGCGGCCACGGGCCTCCTCGCCGAATTCGCCGGATTCGCCGAGCTCGGCGGGCCCGATGAGACCGATGAGCCCGACGCCTTCGCGAAACTGTATGCAATATGA
- a CDS encoding PAS domain S-box protein produces MEDLDPEVVLGMAAQAPDGIVIIDREGLIRYWNRGAERIFGFSAGEVAGRSLDIIIPEKHRQRHWDGFVTAMEQGTSRYGKADLLSVPALGADGRKLSIEFSVVLLADPDGGAAHCGAVIRDVTARRAREKERMRRNEAATTA; encoded by the coding sequence ATGGAAGATCTGGATCCCGAGGTGGTGCTGGGAATGGCTGCCCAGGCACCCGACGGCATAGTGATCATCGACCGCGAAGGACTGATCCGCTACTGGAACCGGGGTGCGGAGCGCATCTTCGGGTTCTCGGCGGGCGAGGTCGCCGGTCGCAGTCTGGACATCATCATCCCCGAGAAGCACCGGCAGCGTCACTGGGACGGCTTCGTGACGGCCATGGAGCAAGGGACCAGCAGGTACGGGAAAGCAGACCTCCTCTCGGTTCCCGCACTCGGGGCGGACGGCCGCAAGCTCTCCATCGAGTTCAGCGTCGTGCTGCTCGCCGATCCCGACGGCGGAGCGGCCCACTGCGGCGCGGTCATCCGGGATGTCACCGCGCGCCGGGCCCGGGAGAAGGAGCGGATGCGGCGCAACGAGGCCGCCACAACAGCCTGA
- the frc gene encoding formyl-CoA transferase, protein MSEKPLAGIKVIDFTGVQAGPACTQMLAWFGADVIKVERINGGDVTRRQLRDIPDLDALYFTMLNSNKRSLAINTKTAEGKAIMEKLIRESDMLVENFAPGAMDRMGLSWDYIHELNPRLILGSVKGFNDDSKWSDLKVYENVAQAAGGAASTTGFWDGPPTISGSALGDSNSGMHLMIGLLTAIIQRNATGLGQKVSVSMQDAVLNLTRVKLRDQQRLEKIGYLEEYPQYPHGEFGDAVPRGGNAGGGGQPGWILKCKGWETDPNAYIYFTIQEQNWVRTCEVIGHPEWAEDPEYTTALARQPRIMDIFGEIEKWLADKTKYEAVDILRTFEVPCAPVLSMKELAADPDMRKSGTIVEVEQKERGTYLTVGSPIKFSGFKPEIEGAPLLGEHTDEVLADLGYDADDIRKLHEGKVVA, encoded by the coding sequence ATGAGTGAAAAGCCGCTCGCCGGAATCAAGGTGATCGACTTCACCGGGGTCCAGGCCGGTCCCGCGTGTACACAGATGCTCGCCTGGTTCGGCGCCGACGTCATCAAGGTCGAGCGCATCAACGGCGGCGATGTGACGCGCCGTCAGCTCCGTGACATCCCGGACCTCGACGCCCTCTACTTCACCATGCTGAACAGCAACAAGCGCTCGCTGGCCATCAACACCAAGACCGCCGAGGGCAAGGCGATCATGGAGAAGCTGATCCGCGAGTCGGACATGCTGGTCGAGAACTTCGCGCCGGGCGCCATGGACCGCATGGGTCTCAGCTGGGACTACATCCACGAGCTGAACCCGCGTCTGATCCTCGGTTCGGTCAAGGGCTTCAACGACGACTCCAAGTGGAGCGACCTCAAGGTCTACGAGAACGTCGCCCAGGCCGCCGGCGGGGCCGCGTCCACCACCGGGTTCTGGGACGGTCCGCCCACCATCAGCGGCTCGGCCCTCGGCGACAGCAACAGCGGTATGCACCTGATGATCGGTCTGCTGACCGCGATCATCCAGCGCAACGCGACGGGCCTCGGCCAGAAGGTATCGGTGTCCATGCAGGACGCCGTGCTCAACCTGACCCGGGTCAAGCTCCGTGACCAGCAGCGCCTGGAGAAGATCGGCTACCTGGAGGAGTACCCGCAGTACCCGCACGGTGAGTTCGGCGACGCGGTGCCCCGTGGCGGCAACGCCGGCGGCGGCGGCCAGCCGGGCTGGATCCTGAAGTGCAAGGGCTGGGAGACCGACCCCAACGCCTACATCTACTTCACGATCCAGGAGCAGAACTGGGTGCGCACCTGCGAGGTCATCGGGCATCCCGAGTGGGCCGAGGACCCGGAGTACACCACCGCTCTGGCCCGCCAGCCGCGCATCATGGACATCTTCGGCGAGATCGAGAAGTGGCTGGCCGACAAGACCAAGTACGAGGCCGTCGACATCCTGCGCACCTTCGAGGTGCCCTGCGCGCCCGTGCTCAGCATGAAGGAGCTCGCCGCCGACCCCGACATGCGCAAGAGCGGCACGATCGTCGAGGTCGAGCAGAAGGAGCGCGGCACCTACCTGACCGTGGGCAGCCCGATCAAGTTCTCCGGCTTCAAGCCCGAGATCGAGGGTGCGCCGCTGCTCGGCGAGCACACCGACGAGGTGCTCGCGGACCTCGGCTACGACGCGGACGACATCCGCAAGCTGCACGAGGGCAAGGTCGTCGCCTGA
- the oxc gene encoding oxalyl-CoA decarboxylase yields MTAPSTLETAATADVPTELTDGYHLVVDALKLNDVDTIYGVVGIPITDLARLAQAQGIRYIGFRHESNAGHAAAAAGYLTKKPGVALTVSAPGFLNGLVALANATTNCFPMVQISGSSERHLVDLKQGDYEEMDQLAAAQPFVKAAYRVSRVEDIGRGIARALRTAISGRPGGVYLDIPAAVLGSIMDAEAGAKTLSRLVDPAPRQLPAPEAVDRAIELLAGAQRPLVMLGKGAAYAQADDKIREFIESTGIPYVPMSMAKGLLPDNHPQSAATARSLALKKADVVVLVGARLNWLLNHGEAPSWNPDAKFIQIDIEPKEMDSNQPIAAPLVGDIESVLDAIAERTKPGQIAAPTAWREELASRSAQNVAKMAERLKADPSPMQFMGALKAVRDVVVERPETYIVNEGANALDIARNVIDMHVPRHRLDSGTWGVMGIGMGYAIAAAVESGDPVVAVEGDSAFGFSGMELETICRYKLPVVTVIMNNGGVYRGDDVNPLDDAPSPTTLMLSARHDLMIEAFGGKGYRATTPAEVTAALIDALATGGPALIDCVIDPSAGTESGHIAHLNPKGITVGNITPKKK; encoded by the coding sequence ATGACCGCCCCCTCGACACTGGAGACAGCGGCGACCGCCGACGTTCCGACGGAGCTCACCGACGGGTATCACCTGGTCGTCGACGCGCTCAAGTTGAACGACGTGGACACCATCTACGGGGTGGTCGGCATCCCGATCACCGACTTGGCCCGCCTCGCGCAGGCGCAGGGCATCCGTTACATCGGCTTCCGCCACGAGAGCAACGCGGGACACGCGGCTGCGGCGGCCGGATACCTCACGAAGAAGCCCGGAGTGGCGCTGACGGTGTCCGCACCGGGCTTCCTCAACGGGCTTGTCGCGCTGGCGAACGCCACCACGAACTGTTTCCCGATGGTCCAGATCTCCGGCTCCAGCGAGCGCCACCTCGTCGACCTCAAACAGGGCGACTACGAGGAGATGGACCAACTCGCCGCGGCGCAGCCGTTCGTGAAGGCCGCGTACCGCGTGAGCCGGGTCGAGGACATCGGCCGCGGTATCGCCCGAGCGCTGCGCACCGCGATATCCGGACGTCCCGGCGGCGTCTACCTCGACATCCCGGCCGCGGTACTCGGCTCCATCATGGACGCGGAGGCGGGCGCCAAGACGCTGAGCCGGCTCGTCGACCCGGCGCCGCGCCAGCTGCCCGCGCCGGAGGCGGTGGACCGCGCGATCGAGCTGCTTGCGGGGGCGCAGCGGCCGCTGGTCATGCTCGGCAAGGGAGCCGCCTACGCGCAGGCGGACGACAAGATCCGCGAGTTCATCGAGTCCACCGGCATTCCCTACGTACCGATGTCGATGGCCAAGGGCCTGCTGCCCGACAACCACCCGCAGTCGGCCGCCACCGCCCGTTCGCTGGCCCTGAAGAAGGCCGACGTCGTGGTGCTCGTCGGCGCCCGCCTCAACTGGCTGCTCAACCACGGCGAAGCACCGAGCTGGAACCCGGACGCGAAGTTCATCCAGATCGACATCGAGCCCAAGGAGATGGACAGCAACCAGCCCATCGCGGCCCCGCTGGTCGGTGACATCGAGTCCGTGCTCGACGCGATCGCCGAGCGGACCAAGCCCGGCCAGATCGCCGCCCCCACCGCGTGGCGGGAGGAACTGGCCTCGCGCTCGGCGCAGAACGTCGCCAAGATGGCGGAGCGCCTCAAGGCCGACCCGAGCCCGATGCAGTTCATGGGCGCGCTGAAGGCGGTACGCGACGTCGTGGTCGAGCGCCCCGAGACGTACATCGTCAACGAGGGCGCCAACGCGCTGGACATCGCGCGCAACGTGATCGACATGCACGTACCCCGCCACCGCCTCGACAGCGGCACCTGGGGCGTCATGGGCATCGGCATGGGGTACGCGATCGCCGCCGCCGTCGAGAGCGGCGACCCGGTCGTGGCCGTCGAGGGCGACAGCGCCTTCGGGTTCAGCGGCATGGAGCTGGAGACGATCTGCCGCTACAAGCTGCCCGTGGTCACCGTGATCATGAACAACGGCGGCGTCTACCGCGGCGACGACGTCAACCCCCTCGACGACGCCCCGTCGCCGACCACCCTGATGCTCTCGGCACGCCACGACCTGATGATCGAGGCGTTCGGCGGCAAGGGCTATCGCGCGACCACGCCCGCAGAGGTCACCGCGGCTCTCATCGACGCGCTGGCCACGGGCGGCCCGGCGCTCATCGACTGTGTGATCGACCCCTCGGCCGGCACCGAGAGCGGCCACATCGCGCACCTCAACCCCAAGGGCATCACCGTCGGCAACATCACGCCCAAGAAGAAGTGA
- a CDS encoding FadD7 family fatty acid--CoA ligase — MAVPAAASVRDADRYRPPTVTGLADLLDRHVRERPHARALVVTGDRVHLSYRALAALADGVAARLGGTGLRRGDAIGLICANNVEFVVALLGAARAGLVVAPLDPTLPGSQLSARLEALGAQALLLGPSVADAPPAAEVALPTWPLRVVASRAGTAAVDLDTGARAVRRVRGAAPELSEQDALVLFTAGTTARAKMVPLTHANVAASVRGICATYEMGPADATVAVMPFFHGHGLFAALLASLASGGCVLLPERGRFSARTFWDDMHAAGATWFTAVPTIHEILLDRAETEYPGPQTPPLKFVRSCSAPLNTATQRALERTFGAPLLSAYGMTESAHQATSEPLPPGPLKQGSVGRPTGVELRVVDPSGRTCPVGTEGEVWVHGPTVARGYLGDPGETARGFADGWLRTGDLGRLDKDGYLSLTGRIKNLINRGGEKISPEHVEDIIAGCPGVAEAAVFAVPDAVYGQRVGAAVVLREGESIGSEQILRYARDRLAPFEVPDRIELVAALPHTAKGALDRLAVEATYAP; from the coding sequence ATGGCCGTTCCGGCGGCGGCATCTGTGCGCGACGCGGACCGGTACCGGCCACCCACGGTCACGGGCCTCGCCGATCTCCTCGACCGGCACGTACGCGAGCGTCCGCACGCCCGGGCCCTCGTCGTCACCGGGGACCGGGTGCACCTGTCCTACCGCGCCCTCGCGGCCCTCGCCGACGGCGTGGCGGCCCGGCTCGGTGGCACGGGGCTGCGTCGCGGTGACGCGATCGGGCTGATCTGCGCCAACAACGTGGAGTTCGTCGTCGCGCTCCTGGGTGCGGCGCGGGCCGGTCTGGTGGTCGCCCCGCTGGACCCGACGCTGCCCGGGTCTCAGCTGTCCGCCCGGCTCGAAGCGCTGGGCGCACAGGCGCTCCTGCTCGGTCCTTCGGTGGCCGACGCTCCGCCGGCCGCCGAGGTCGCTCTCCCCACCTGGCCGCTGCGCGTGGTCGCCTCCCGTGCCGGGACGGCGGCGGTCGACCTGGACACCGGCGCGCGTGCGGTGCGCCGGGTGCGGGGCGCGGCCCCTGAACTCTCGGAGCAGGACGCCCTCGTCCTGTTCACGGCGGGCACCACTGCCCGCGCCAAGATGGTCCCGCTGACGCACGCCAACGTGGCCGCGTCCGTGCGGGGCATCTGCGCCACCTACGAGATGGGGCCGGCCGACGCGACGGTCGCGGTGATGCCGTTCTTCCACGGCCACGGGCTGTTCGCGGCGCTCCTGGCGTCCCTGGCCAGTGGCGGATGCGTACTGCTGCCCGAGCGGGGACGGTTCTCGGCGCGCACGTTCTGGGACGACATGCACGCCGCGGGCGCCACCTGGTTCACCGCGGTCCCGACCATCCACGAAATCCTCCTGGACCGGGCGGAGACCGAGTACCCGGGCCCGCAGACACCGCCGCTGAAGTTCGTCCGCAGCTGCAGCGCGCCCCTCAACACGGCCACCCAGCGGGCGCTTGAGCGCACGTTCGGAGCACCGCTCCTTTCCGCATACGGAATGACCGAGTCCGCACACCAGGCCACCAGCGAGCCGCTGCCGCCAGGCCCCCTGAAGCAGGGGTCGGTCGGCCGGCCCACCGGAGTGGAGCTCCGTGTCGTCGACCCGAGCGGACGGACGTGTCCGGTCGGCACCGAGGGCGAGGTGTGGGTGCACGGTCCGACCGTCGCCCGCGGCTACCTCGGCGACCCCGGCGAGACGGCCCGCGGTTTCGCCGACGGCTGGCTGCGCACCGGTGACCTGGGCCGCCTGGACAAGGACGGGTACCTGTCCCTCACCGGGCGCATCAAGAACCTCATCAACCGCGGCGGCGAGAAGATCTCGCCCGAGCATGTCGAGGACATCATCGCCGGGTGTCCCGGAGTCGCCGAGGCGGCCGTGTTCGCCGTCCCCGACGCGGTCTACGGGCAGCGGGTCGGTGCCGCCGTGGTCCTGCGCGAGGGCGAGAGCATCGGGTCCGAGCAGATCCTGCGGTACGCCCGTGACCGGCTGGCGCCCTTCGAGGTTCCCGACCGGATCGAGCTCGTCGCCGCGCTGCCGCACACCGCCAAGGGAGCGCTCGACCGGCTTGCGGTGGAGGCCACGTACGCGCCCTGA